The Leclercia sp. S52 genome has a segment encoding these proteins:
- the birA gene encoding bifunctional biotin--[acetyl-CoA-carboxylase] ligase/biotin operon repressor BirA yields MKDHTVPLKLIATLADGDFHSGEQLGEQLGMSRAAINKHIQTLRDWGVDVFTVPGKGYSLPEPVQLLNEAFIHSQITDNSVAVLPVIDSTNQYLLDRLNELKSGDSCVAEYQQAGRGRRGRKWFSPFGANLYLSMYWRLEQGPAAAIGLSLVIGIVLAEVLQALGADDVRVKWPNDLYLKDRKLAGILVELTGKTGDAAQIVMGAGINLVMRNVQADDINQGWINLQEAGIAIDRNVLAVQVINELRHSLKIFEQEGLAPFLPRWEKLDNFVHRPVKLIIGDKEIYGTSRGINEQGALLLEQDGVIKPWVGGEISLRSAE; encoded by the coding sequence ATGAAAGACCATACCGTCCCCCTGAAGCTGATCGCCACTCTGGCCGACGGCGATTTTCATTCCGGTGAACAGCTCGGTGAACAGCTGGGAATGAGCCGCGCCGCCATTAACAAACATATTCAGACCCTGCGCGACTGGGGCGTGGATGTCTTTACCGTGCCGGGCAAAGGCTACAGCCTGCCGGAGCCGGTTCAGCTGTTGAACGAAGCCTTTATCCACAGCCAGATTACCGATAACAGCGTCGCCGTTCTGCCGGTGATTGACTCCACCAACCAGTATCTGCTCGACAGGCTCAACGAGCTGAAGTCTGGCGACAGCTGTGTGGCAGAGTACCAGCAGGCCGGACGCGGTCGTCGGGGACGTAAATGGTTTTCGCCTTTTGGCGCTAACCTGTATCTGTCCATGTACTGGCGTCTGGAGCAGGGGCCCGCTGCCGCCATCGGTCTTAGTCTGGTGATTGGTATTGTGCTGGCCGAGGTTCTGCAAGCCCTGGGGGCCGACGACGTGCGGGTGAAGTGGCCAAACGATCTCTATCTTAAGGATCGTAAACTGGCCGGTATCCTGGTTGAACTGACGGGCAAAACCGGCGATGCGGCACAGATCGTGATGGGGGCCGGGATCAACCTGGTGATGCGTAACGTGCAGGCGGATGATATCAATCAGGGTTGGATCAACCTGCAGGAGGCGGGGATCGCCATCGATCGTAACGTCCTTGCGGTACAGGTCATCAATGAGCTGCGCCACTCGCTGAAAATCTTCGAGCAGGAGGGTTTAGCGCCGTTCCTGCCTCGCTGGGAGAAGCTGGATAATTTTGTTCACCGTCCGGTGAAGCTCATTATTGGTGATAAAGAGATCTACGGCACCTCGCGCGGTATTAACGAACAGGGCGCGCTGCTGCTGGAGCAGGATGGTGTGATTAAGCCCTGGGTTGGCGGTGAGATTTCTCTGCGCAGCGCCGAATAA